Part of the Xanthomonas sp. SI genome is shown below.
ATGCCGTGCATTCCTCGCCCCCTGCCGCGCGCACGCGCCGCGCTGCCCTGGTCTTCATCTTCATCACCCTGCTGATCGACGTGCTGGCCTTCGGCGTCATCATTCCGGTGCTGCCGGGGCTGGTGCGCGGCTTCACCGGCGGCGATTTCGCTGCCGCGGCGAAGTGGGTCGGCTGGTTCGGCTTCCTGTTCGCCACGCTGCAGTTCGTCAGCTCGCCGCTGCAGGGCGCGCTGTCCGACCGCTACGGCCGGCGCCCGGTGATCCTGGCCTCGTGCCTGGGACTGGGCGTGGATTTCGTGGTGATGGCGCTGGCGCAGAGCCTGCCGCTGCTGCTGCTGGCGCGGGTGGTGTCGGGCGTGTTCTCGGCCAGCTTCACCACCGCCAACGCCTACATCGCCGACATCACCACGCCGGACAAGCGCGCCCAGGCCTACGGCATGATCGGCGCCGCGTTCGGACTCGGCTTCGTGATCGGGCCGCTGCTCGGCGGCTGGCTCGGCAGCTACCACCTGCGCGCGCCGTTCTGGTTCGCCGCGGCGCTGGCGCTGCTCAATTTCCTGTACGGCCTGTGGGTGCTGCCCGAATCGCTGGCGCCGGAGCGGCGCACCCCGCGCCTGGACTGGAAGCACGCCAATCCGTTCGGCGCGCTGCGGCTGCTGCGCAGCTATCCGCAG
Proteins encoded:
- a CDS encoding TCR/Tet family MFS transporter; this encodes MHSSPPAARTRRAALVFIFITLLIDVLAFGVIIPVLPGLVRGFTGGDFAAAAKWVGWFGFLFATLQFVSSPLQGALSDRYGRRPVILASCLGLGVDFVVMALAQSLPLLLLARVVSGVFSASFTTANAYIADITTPDKRAQAYGMIGAAFGLGFVIGPLLGGWLGSYHLRAPFWFAAALALLNFLYGLWVLPESLAPERRTPRLDWKHANPFGALRLLRSYPQVFALAAVIFLANLAHYVYPSIFVLFAEYQYQWGPKQVSWVLALVGVCSIVVNALLVARVVRRLGERGALLFGLGCGVAGFAIYSVAGSGAMFLLGVPVSALWAVASPSAQAIVTRHVGADAQGRVQGALMSLVSLAGIVGPLLYTWVFALFIGKHAPAHLPGAPWLLAALLLAAGWVVAWRRARVPASATATA